Proteins co-encoded in one Oreochromis aureus strain Israel breed Guangdong linkage group 3, ZZ_aureus, whole genome shotgun sequence genomic window:
- the LOC120439336 gene encoding zinc finger protein 665-like — protein MPASKDERVVIRVEKTFITMKKARRRQRIDSGDRSFTCDQCGKAFIRNSSLKQHKLIHTGVKPFSCDQCGMSFSDNSNLKRHQLVHTGIKPFSCDQCGQAFTHNSKLKKHQLLHTGLKPFSCDQCGKTFTVNGNLKRHQLVHTGIKPFSCDQCGMAFTQNGSLKKHQLAHTGFKPFSCDQCGMAFTQNGSLKKHQLAHTGFKPFSCDQCGKTFTQSGSLKKHQLIHTGLKAFSCDQCGKAFTENGHLKRHKLIHTGLKPFSCDQCGKAFTENGNLKQHQLIHTGLKAISYNQCEKSFSPSNGLKEHHLVHSADKPFVCAQCGKCFTENGKLKQHQLVHTGIKPFSCDQCGRTFTQNSSLKKHQLIHTGLKPFSCDQCGKSFTENGNLKKHQLIHTGLKPFSCDLCGKSFTHSNSLKEHQLIHTTDKPFTCDLCGKSFTHSKSLKDHLLIHTGIKSFVCGQCGKAFTQSKNLKEHQLIHTGIKPFSCDQCGKSFTRRRNLKKHHLLHIGVKPFTCDQCGKSFSCMSSLKEHQAIHTGVN, from the coding sequence ATGCCAGCAAGTAAAGATGAACGAGTTGTGATCCGTGTGGAGAAGACTTTCATCACTATGAAGAAGGCCAGAAGACGCCAGCGCATTGACAGTGGAGACAGAAGCTTCACGTGCgatcagtgtggaaaggctTTTATTCGTAATAGCAGCTTAAAACAACATaagctcatccacactggagttaaaccattcagctgtgatcaatGTGGAATGTCTTTTTCTGACAATAGCAACTTAAAAAGACATCAGCTGGTCCACACTGGCAttaaaccattcagctgtgatcagtgtggacagGCTTTCACACATAATAGcaagttaaaaaaacaccagCTTCTCCACACTGGATtaaaaccattcagctgtgatcagtgtggaaagactTTCACTGTGAATGGCAACTTAAAAAGACATCAGCTTGTCCACACTGGCAttaaaccattcagctgtgaccagtgtggaaTGGCTTTTACTCAGAATGgcagcttaaaaaaacatcagctcgctcacactggatttaaaccatttagctgtgatcagtgtggaatgGCTTTTACTCAGAATGgcagcttaaaaaaacatcagctcgctcacactggatttaaaccatttagctgtgatcagtgtggaaagactTTCACTCAGAGTGgcagcttaaaaaaacatcagctcatccacactggattaAAAGCATttagctgtgatcagtgtggaaaggctTTTACTGAAAAtggacacttaaaaagacataagctcatccacactggattaAAACCATttagctgtgatcagtgtggaaaggctTTTACTGAAAATGGCAACTTAAAAcaacatcagctcatccacactggattaAAAGCAATTAGCTACAATCAGTGTGAAAAGTCTTTTTCTCCGAGTAATGGCTTAAAAGAACATCACCTCGTCCATTCTGCAGATAAACCATTCGTCTGTGCTCAGTGTGGAAAGTGTTTCACTGAGAATGGCAAGTTAAAACAACATCAGCTCGTCCACACTGGCATTAAACCATTCAGCTGCGATCAGTGTGGAAGGACTTTCACTCAGAATAgcagcttaaaaaaacatcaactcatccacactggattaAAACCATttagctgtgatcagtgtggaaagtcttttactgaAAAtggcaacttaaaaaaacatcagctcatccacactggattaAAACCATTTAGCTGCGatctgtgtggaaagtcttttactcaTAGTAACAGCTTAAAAGAACATCAGCTCATCCATACTACAGATAAACCATTCACCTGTGatctgtgtggaaagtcttttactcaTAGCAAAAGCTTAAAAGATCATCTTCTCATCCACACTGGAATTAAATCATTTGTCTGTGGTCAGTGTGGAAAGGCTTTTACTCAGagtaaaaatttaaaagaacatcagctcatccacactggaattaaaccattcagctgtgatcagtgtggaaaatcTTTTACTCGGCGtagaaacttaaaaaaacatcatctCCTCCACATTGGAGTTAAACCATTcacctgtgatcagtgtggaaagtcttttagcTGCATGAGCTCCTTGAAAGAACATCAGGCCATCCACACTGGAGTTAATTAA